A part of Petrotoga miotherma DSM 10691 genomic DNA contains:
- the purD gene encoding phosphoribosylamine--glycine ligase, with product MKVLVVGKGGREHAIAWKLSQSEDVKKVFIAPGNDGIAIENKCECLKIESIEEIMNFVKNNNVDITIVGSEEYLAKGIVDKFEESNLKIIGPNQKAAQLESSKIFAKSFMKRHNVQTASFNTFVELKDALEYSKKASYPLVIKADGLAAGKGVFICNSYEDSSQALNELMKEQKFGESGKKIVVEQFLKGFEASVFLLLDGQNYKFFNVSKDHKKLLENDQGPNTGGMGAITPHPDLDEKLTKVIFQKIINPTIKGLEEEGLLYKGFLYIGLIIENGDPHVLEYNVRLGDPEAQSMLYLLKSDFIDVINDIKKERVNTTNIEFYDGLSFCLVLSSKGYPFSYTKGERITIKPGITSKIFYSGVKKDGENLLTDGGRVLSIVNKADTLEEVRNIVYDEAEKIHFESKYYRKDI from the coding sequence ATGAAAGTTCTTGTAGTAGGCAAAGGTGGTAGAGAACACGCGATCGCTTGGAAGTTATCTCAGAGTGAAGATGTAAAAAAGGTATTTATAGCCCCTGGTAATGATGGTATAGCAATTGAAAATAAATGTGAATGTTTGAAAATAGAATCTATAGAAGAAATTATGAATTTTGTTAAGAATAATAATGTAGATATTACTATAGTTGGTTCAGAAGAGTACTTAGCAAAAGGAATAGTAGATAAGTTTGAGGAATCAAATTTAAAAATAATCGGTCCCAACCAAAAAGCCGCACAATTAGAAAGTAGTAAGATATTCGCAAAGAGTTTCATGAAAAGGCATAACGTTCAAACAGCATCTTTTAACACATTTGTTGAGTTGAAAGATGCCCTTGAATATTCTAAGAAGGCTTCGTATCCATTGGTGATAAAAGCCGATGGTTTAGCGGCCGGTAAAGGTGTTTTTATATGTAATTCTTATGAAGATTCTAGCCAAGCTCTTAATGAACTTATGAAAGAACAAAAATTTGGAGAATCCGGTAAAAAAATTGTTGTTGAGCAATTCTTAAAGGGTTTTGAAGCTTCTGTTTTCTTGCTTTTGGATGGTCAAAACTACAAATTTTTCAACGTTTCGAAGGATCATAAGAAACTGTTGGAAAATGATCAAGGCCCAAATACTGGAGGCATGGGAGCAATTACACCACATCCTGACCTTGATGAAAAATTAACAAAGGTAATATTTCAAAAAATCATAAACCCAACTATCAAAGGTTTAGAAGAAGAGGGTTTATTATATAAGGGATTCTTGTACATAGGTTTAATTATTGAGAATGGTGATCCACATGTATTGGAATACAATGTGAGGTTAGGAGACCCTGAAGCCCAATCAATGCTCTATTTATTAAAATCCGATTTTATTGATGTTATAAACGACATAAAAAAAGAGAGAGTTAACACTACCAATATTGAGTTTTATGATGGATTGTCTTTTTGCCTCGTACTTAGTAGCAAAGGCTACCCTTTTTCCTATACAAAAGGTGAAAGGATCACAATAAAACCAGGAATAACTTCAAAAATCTTTTATTCTGGCGTTAAAAAAGATGGTGAGAATTTACTTACCGATGGTGGTAGGGTATTATCGATAGTAAATAAGGCAGATACTTTAGAAGAGGTACGAAATATTGTTTACGATGAAGCAGAAAAAATCCATTTTGAATCAAAATATTATAGGAAAGATATCTAG
- a CDS encoding sensor domain-containing diguanylate cyclase has product MNVKIKSLILLVITIFSFYFLRADFENIALIDALMVIAFTAISDNIRVYWNYSNRLVSNTVGFVYAFLLGPQYILISSLIILFSKTKHPEISRKLYRALVFSTSYSLSALISYRFSPIFSIFLFLTISKIINTIIVEGRKNFNFSVFIYEYLYFLSLLPFSYLYLQFEFSPFKYLIISVNLLILLLFYLIIKTRSDKNDEILRTQRIRKLNDVIVNLSNVIRQLSLKVSSEKILDQIAEIMQKNMGYAYVLISLFNYQSNKVERITHRGLKEEMYEKIRSQEVPISEVLKFMDERYSYKDTYFIPHANKISETYTYQPRDELSIDYLEDNQNLWDPNDLFLLALRDERNNIIGYISLDSPENNLRPSKEELNILSVFAQLVSLALEHSQKFMEIRDQAERDSLTGLFNHSKLFYDLENFEKNKEKICAVFIDLDDFKDINDKYGHKFGDEVLKEFSQLILNTVRNKDRVYRYGGDEFVILFTDISKDVGKNIIERLYEAIRNFQPKISFSAGLSTCNEVINSYKEIVEIADRKMYLSKNQGKGNLMV; this is encoded by the coding sequence ATGAATGTAAAAATCAAATCTCTTATTTTACTAGTAATTACAATCTTTTCTTTTTATTTTTTACGAGCAGATTTTGAAAATATTGCTCTTATAGATGCTTTGATGGTTATAGCATTCACCGCCATTTCTGATAATATAAGAGTTTATTGGAATTACAGCAATAGGTTGGTCTCTAACACCGTAGGTTTTGTATATGCTTTTTTGTTAGGCCCTCAATATATTTTAATTTCCTCTTTAATCATTCTTTTCAGTAAGACAAAACATCCAGAAATTAGTAGGAAGTTATACAGGGCTCTTGTGTTCTCTACAAGCTATTCGTTATCTGCTTTAATTTCTTATAGATTCAGTCCCATTTTTTCTATATTTTTATTTTTGACTATTTCGAAAATTATTAACACCATTATAGTTGAAGGTAGAAAGAATTTTAACTTTTCAGTGTTTATTTATGAATATCTTTATTTTTTGAGTCTTTTACCTTTTTCTTATTTGTATTTACAGTTTGAGTTTTCTCCTTTTAAGTACTTGATAATTTCTGTGAATTTGCTCATACTATTGCTTTTTTATCTGATAATTAAAACAAGAAGCGATAAAAACGACGAAATTTTGAGAACCCAAAGAATACGAAAATTGAACGATGTGATTGTTAATTTGAGTAATGTCATCAGGCAACTTTCCTTGAAGGTATCCTCAGAGAAAATCCTCGATCAAATAGCAGAAATAATGCAGAAAAATATGGGTTATGCCTATGTTCTTATCAGTTTGTTTAACTATCAGAGTAATAAAGTTGAAAGGATAACACATCGTGGCCTTAAAGAAGAAATGTATGAAAAGATCAGAAGTCAAGAGGTTCCTATATCTGAAGTTCTTAAATTCATGGATGAAAGGTATAGTTATAAAGATACCTACTTTATTCCTCACGCTAATAAAATAAGCGAAACTTATACCTATCAACCTAGAGATGAATTGAGTATAGATTATTTAGAAGATAATCAAAATTTGTGGGATCCGAATGATTTATTTTTATTGGCTTTGCGAGATGAAAGAAACAACATTATAGGGTATATATCTTTGGATTCTCCAGAAAATAATTTAAGGCCGTCTAAAGAGGAATTGAACATTTTATCGGTTTTCGCTCAGTTAGTCTCACTGGCGTTGGAGCATTCACAAAAATTCATGGAGATTAGAGATCAAGCCGAGAGAGATAGTTTAACGGGACTTTTTAACCATTCTAAATTATTTTATGATTTGGAAAATTTTGAAAAAAATAAAGAGAAGATCTGTGCTGTATTTATAGATTTGGACGATTTTAAGGATATAAACGACAAATATGGTCATAAATTTGGTGATGAAGTACTTAAAGAATTTTCTCAATTAATATTGAATACTGTCAGAAATAAAGACAGGGTTTATAGATATGGGGGAGATGAGTTTGTAATTTTATTTACTGATATTTCAAAAGACGTTGGGAAAAATATTATAGAAAGGCTCTATGAGGCAATAAGAAATTTTCAACCAAAGATCAGTTTTAGTGCAGGATTAAGTACTTGTAATGAAGTGATTAATAGTTATAAAGAGATCGTTGAAATTGCAGACAGAAAAATGTATCTATCGAAAAATCAAGGTAAAGGCAATTTGATGGTGTAG